The following are encoded together in the Syngnathus typhle isolate RoL2023-S1 ecotype Sweden linkage group LG5, RoL_Styp_1.0, whole genome shotgun sequence genome:
- the slc39a14 gene encoding metal cation symporter ZIP14 isoform X2 yields the protein MATFHPGILPSPALVSLLALISLLYQVAAQEDVQSQSPAQVLEDLLARHGDNDTITVPQLRSLLALLSQGRGNAEADALRQDVTAATVPPKLNNSKCLPEDKLAIYSMGEQSRLDGRGLRDLCPTMLQQLDAGACRAHDRAEPSGDTSPRPTDAEVWGFSFLSVSVVNVFALTGVFMVPVMKTRYMKHAFTFFIALAIGTLYSTAVLQLLPEAFGFDPMVDFYASKSAVVFGGFYLFFFTEKILKMLLKQKHEGHGHSHYSAPGRDGEEGEKNGQVSGGRAVGNMDAGEGELMLRPSQTPQEPPSTEGGGRPSGSGGCHWLKGTSYSDIGTLAWMITLSDGLHNFIDGLAIGASFTASVFQGISTSVAILCEEFPHELGDFVILLNAGMTIQQALFFNFVSACCCYLGMGFGILAGNSFSPNWIFALAGGMFLYISLADMFPEMNEVSREEENAGGGSFLLTFAIQNAGLLTGFGIMLLLTTYSGQIQLA from the exons ATGGCCACCTTTCACCCTGGCATCCTCCCATCGCCGGCCTTGGTCTCGCTCCTGGCCTTGATCTCGCTGCTTTATCAAGTCGCGGCTCAGGAGGACGTTCAGAGCCAGTCCCCAGCCCAGGTTCTCGAGGACCTGCTGGCCCGCCACGGCGACAACGACACTATCACCGTGCCGCAGCTGCGTTCCCTTCTGGCGCTCCTCAGCCAGGGCCGTGGCAACGCTGAGGCCGACGCGCTACGCCAGGATGTTACCGCTGCGACCGTCCCGCCCAAATTGAACAACTCCAAG TGCTTGCCAGAGGACAAGCTGGCCATCTACAGCATGGGCGAGCAGTCTCGTCTGGACGGGCGGGGCTTGCGGGACCTGTGCCCCACCATGCTGCAACAGCTGGATGCCGGCGCCTGCCGCGCCCACGatcgagccgagccgagcggcGACACCTCGCCGAGGCCGACCGACGCCGAAG TGTGGGGCTTTTCTTTCCTGAGTGTGTCTGTGGTCAACGTCTTCGCCCTCACCGGAGTCTTCATGGTGCCCGTGATGAAGACGCGATACATGAAGCACGCCTTCACCTTTTTCATCGCGCTGGCCATCGGCACGCTCTACTCCACCGCTGTCCTGCAGCTGCTCCCGGAg GCCTTTGGTTTTGACCCCATGGTTGACTTCTACGCCTCAAAGTCTGCTGTGGTCTTTGGAGGCTTTTacctcttcttcttcactgAGAAGATCCTGAAGATGCTCCTCAAGCAGAAGCACGAG GGTCACGGCCACAGCCATTACTCGGCCCCGGGCAGGGACGGCGAAGAGGGGGAGAAGAACGGCCAAGTGAGCGGCGGCCGCGCCGTGGGCAACATGGACGCCGGTGAGGGCGAGCTCATGCTGCGCCCCTCGCAGACCCCGCAG GAGCCGCCGAGCACGGAGGGCGGCGGGCGGCCcagcggcagcggcggctgCCATTGGCTAAAGGGAACGTCGTACTCCGACATCGGAACGCTGGCCTGGATGATCACGCTGAGCGACGGGCTGCACAACTTCATCGACGGCCTGGCCATCGGTGCCTCCTTCACCGCTTCCGTCTTTCAGGGCATCAGCACCTCGGTGGCCATCTTGTGTGAGGAGTTCCCTCACGAGCTGG GCGACTTTGTCATCCTGCTGAACGCCGGCATGACCATCCAGCAGGCGCTTTTTTTCAACTTTGTGTCGGCTTGCTGCTGCTACCTGGGGATGGGCTTTGGAATCCTGGCCGGAAACAGCTTCTCCCCCAACTGGATCTTTGCCCTGGCGGGAGGCATGTTCCTCTACATTTCTCTGGCGGACATG TTCCCCGAGATGAACGAAGTGAGCCGTGAGGAGGAGAACGCCGGCGGCGGTAGCTTCCTGCTCACGTTTGCCATCCAGAACGCCGGGCTGCTGACGGGCTTCGGCATCATGCTGCTGCTCACCACCTACTCCGGACAGATCCAGCTAGCCTAG
- the ascc2 gene encoding activating signal cointegrator 1 complex subunit 2 isoform X2, with protein MACARVPLDEQQVIERDALGKERSLAALHPDRKEERLFVPYVPLPADPCPADAEEFLERGRFILEDLEWLLALPHDKFWCQVVFDRSLQNCLDSYVQHAPRGLDLASAPTFPAVAQTQHSLHHAVFLTFLRMSTHKESKENFITPAAFGEILYENFLFDVPKMMDLCVLFGKGNARLLHKMIENIFIQQPSYYRDLDDTVPTILEVLDTIVEKCGLRCDGATAAQPMKLNGHKQLTAVSMTQRDFVDIVLYLCDASSTLHAFLSVFPAACATFHSHGFLCRLTSFYESVVPDLEDALTKRNFEDTSLQEDMWQRLSHSRRRMLETAHLLLHHACLQPILEGAENKQAFAEELLQHFTSFLSEKRFLCDYDELFPIADDVSLLQQALPAIDETRTSYLLHGVHSVWDSVGRRKPPCTVSSSQPANRGAPGETLLAIDRDVRESDGGRVCPAGAEASNWMPDAPRKGTNGDICPVSEAELESLVSCIRDLLPDLGEGFLLACLREYGYNSEVVINNILEGRLAPELDVLDRAMPRPVKEALPGVLNSRSNVYDDDEFDVFRRDRVDMTRVSKGRRKGESMMELLNDKQHISEQRVRYQAYQTVVDEVQLQAGDAAGAAASYSTGDDYDDEYDDTYDVNQVGANDLDGDSLLTRRPFTVPRVLQRANNAEEAENDEEQEDLALQSNMNKDQFIQDPALLRARAGARRAAMQQRKGIQPERPSHVVGRSKGQGQTLDTFLDRRKKEANKGRGANHNRRNMADRKRSKGMIPS; from the exons ATGGCCTGCGCGAGGGTCCCATTGGACGAGCAGCAGGTGATAGAGCGAGACGCGCTGGGCAAGGAGCGCTCGCTGGCCGCACTG CACCCTGACAGAAAGGAGGAGCGCCTCTTCGTGCCTTACGTGCCACTTCCGGCTGACCCCTGTCCGGCCGATGCAGAGGAGTTCCTGGAACGTGGGCGCTTCATCTTGGAGGATCTGGAATGGCTACTCGCGTTGCCGCATGACAAATTTTGGTGTCAG GTCGTGTTTGACAGATCGCTGCAGAATTGCTTGGACTCGTACGTCCAGCACGCCCCGCGCGGCCTGGATCTGGCCTCAGCGCCCACGTTTCCGGCGGTGGCCCAGACTCAGCACTCGCTCCACCATGCTGTCTTCTTGACCTTCCTCAGGATGTCCACGCACAAGGAGTCTAAG GAGAACTTCATCACGCCCGCCGCGTTTGGGGAAATCCTCTACGAGAACTTCCTGTTTGACGTTCCCAAAATGATGGACCTGTGCGTGCTGTTTGGGAAGGGCAACGCTCGGCTGCTGCACAAGATGATCG AGAACATCTTCATTCAGCAGCCATCTTACTACAGAGACCTGGATGACACCGTCCCCACTATTTTGGAG GTGTTAGACACCATCGTGGAGAAATGCGGCCTCCGCTGCGACGGCGCCACCGCTGCCCAACCCATGAAGCTCAACGGCCACAAGCAGCTGACCGCCGTCAGCATGACTCAGCGA GACTTTGTGGACATTGTTCTGTACCTGTGCGACGCAAGCAGTACCTTGCACGCCTTCCTGAGCGTCTTCCCCGCCGCTTGCGCCACTTTCCACTCGCACGGCTTCCTCTGCAG GCTGACTTCTTTCTATGAGAGCGTTGTGCCCGACCTGGAAGATGCCTTGACCAAGAGGAACTTTGAAGATACAAG TCTTCAGGAAGACATGTGGCAGAGGTTGTCCCACTCGCGCCGCAGGATGTTGGAGACTGCTCACCTGCTGCTACACCACGCCTGCCTGCAGCCGATTCTGGAAGG GGCGGAAAACAAGCAAGCATTTGCCGAAGAGCTGCTGCAGCACTTCACGTCGTTTTTGTCTGAGAAAAG GTTTTTGTGCGATTACGACGAACTGTTTCCCATTGCGGACGATGTCAGCCTCCTTCAACAGGCCCTTCCTGCCAT CGATGAGACCAGGACGTCCTACCTGCTCCATGGTGTCCACAGTGTCTGGGACAGCGTGGGCAGACGCAAACCACCATGCACGGTGTCCTCGTCCCAGCCGGCCAATCGGGGAGCGCCGGGCGAAACCTTACTCGCCATCGATCGGGATGTAAGGGAATCAGATGGTGGCAGAGTGTGTCCGGCAGGAGCTGAGGCCTCAAATTGGATGCCGGACGCTCCCCGTAAAGGAACCAAT GGGGACATTTGTCCCGTGAGTGAGGCAGAGTTGGAGTCGCTAGTGTCGTGCATCCGGGACCTGCTGCCTGACCTGGGTGAGGGCTTTTTGCTGGCGTGCCTGCGGGAATACGGCTACAACTCGGAAGTGGTCATCAACAACATCCTGGAGGGGCGACTGGCACCTGAGCTGGACGTGCTGGACCGCGCTATGCCCAG GCCGGTGAAAGAAGCTCTCCCTGGCGTCTTGAACAGCAGATCCAACGTGTATGACGACGACGAGTTTGACGTCTTCCGCAGGGATCGCGTGGACATGACGCGCGTCTCGAAAGGAAGGAG gaAAGGCGAGAGCATGATGGAGCTGCTCAACGACAAGCAGCACATATCTGAGCAGCGCGTTCGTTACCAGGCCTACCAGACGGTAGTGGACGAGGTGCAGCTGCAGGCGGGAGAcgcggcgggggcggcggctaGCTACAGCACGGGCGACGACTACGATGATGAGTATGACGACACGTATGACGTGAATCAAGTGGGAGCCAACGACCTGGACGGAGACAGCCTGCTGACCAGGAG ACCTTTCACGGTGCCCCGAGTCCTCCAGAGAGCAAATAACGCTGAGGAAGCAGAGAATGACGAAGAACAAGAGGACCTAGCACTGCAG AGCAACATGAACAAGGACCAATTCATTCAGGACCCGGCGCTGCTGagggcgcgagccggggccagACGAGCTGCCATGCAGCAAAGGAAAGG catCCAGCCGGAGCGTCCCAGCCACGTGGTGGGCCGTTCTAAAGGCCAGGGACAGACgctggacacatttctggacaGACGCAAGAAGGAGGCCAACAAGGGCCGCGGGGCCAACCACAACCGGCGTAACATGGCCGACCGCAAGAGGAGCAAAGGTATGATCCCCTCGTGA
- the slc39a14 gene encoding metal cation symporter ZIP14 isoform X1, giving the protein MATFHPGILPSPALVSLLALISLLYQVAAQEDVQSQSPAQVLEDLLARHGDNDTITVPQLRSLLALLSQGRGNAEADALRQDVTAATVPPKLNNSKCLPEDKLAIYSMGEQSRLDGRGLRDLCPTMLQQLDAGACRAHDRAEPSGDTSPRPTDAEVWGYGFLCVTLISLCSLVGASVVPFMKKTFYKRLLLYFIALAIGTLYSNALFQLIPEAFGFDPMVDFYASKSAVVFGGFYLFFFTEKILKMLLKQKHEGHGHSHYSAPGRDGEEGEKNGQVSGGRAVGNMDAGEGELMLRPSQTPQEPPSTEGGGRPSGSGGCHWLKGTSYSDIGTLAWMITLSDGLHNFIDGLAIGASFTASVFQGISTSVAILCEEFPHELGDFVILLNAGMTIQQALFFNFVSACCCYLGMGFGILAGNSFSPNWIFALAGGMFLYISLADMFPEMNEVSREEENAGGGSFLLTFAIQNAGLLTGFGIMLLLTTYSGQIQLA; this is encoded by the exons ATGGCCACCTTTCACCCTGGCATCCTCCCATCGCCGGCCTTGGTCTCGCTCCTGGCCTTGATCTCGCTGCTTTATCAAGTCGCGGCTCAGGAGGACGTTCAGAGCCAGTCCCCAGCCCAGGTTCTCGAGGACCTGCTGGCCCGCCACGGCGACAACGACACTATCACCGTGCCGCAGCTGCGTTCCCTTCTGGCGCTCCTCAGCCAGGGCCGTGGCAACGCTGAGGCCGACGCGCTACGCCAGGATGTTACCGCTGCGACCGTCCCGCCCAAATTGAACAACTCCAAG TGCTTGCCAGAGGACAAGCTGGCCATCTACAGCATGGGCGAGCAGTCTCGTCTGGACGGGCGGGGCTTGCGGGACCTGTGCCCCACCATGCTGCAACAGCTGGATGCCGGCGCCTGCCGCGCCCACGatcgagccgagccgagcggcGACACCTCGCCGAGGCCGACCGACGCCGAAG TGTGGGGCTACGGGTTCCTGTGTGTGACGCTCATCTCGCTGTGCTCGCTGGTGGGGGCCAGCGTGGTGCCCTTCATGAAGAAAACCTTTTACAAGCGTCTGCTGCTCTACTTCATTGCGCTGGCCATCGGCACGCTCTACTCCAACGCCCTTTTCCAGCTCATCCCTGAG GCCTTTGGTTTTGACCCCATGGTTGACTTCTACGCCTCAAAGTCTGCTGTGGTCTTTGGAGGCTTTTacctcttcttcttcactgAGAAGATCCTGAAGATGCTCCTCAAGCAGAAGCACGAG GGTCACGGCCACAGCCATTACTCGGCCCCGGGCAGGGACGGCGAAGAGGGGGAGAAGAACGGCCAAGTGAGCGGCGGCCGCGCCGTGGGCAACATGGACGCCGGTGAGGGCGAGCTCATGCTGCGCCCCTCGCAGACCCCGCAG GAGCCGCCGAGCACGGAGGGCGGCGGGCGGCCcagcggcagcggcggctgCCATTGGCTAAAGGGAACGTCGTACTCCGACATCGGAACGCTGGCCTGGATGATCACGCTGAGCGACGGGCTGCACAACTTCATCGACGGCCTGGCCATCGGTGCCTCCTTCACCGCTTCCGTCTTTCAGGGCATCAGCACCTCGGTGGCCATCTTGTGTGAGGAGTTCCCTCACGAGCTGG GCGACTTTGTCATCCTGCTGAACGCCGGCATGACCATCCAGCAGGCGCTTTTTTTCAACTTTGTGTCGGCTTGCTGCTGCTACCTGGGGATGGGCTTTGGAATCCTGGCCGGAAACAGCTTCTCCCCCAACTGGATCTTTGCCCTGGCGGGAGGCATGTTCCTCTACATTTCTCTGGCGGACATG TTCCCCGAGATGAACGAAGTGAGCCGTGAGGAGGAGAACGCCGGCGGCGGTAGCTTCCTGCTCACGTTTGCCATCCAGAACGCCGGGCTGCTGACGGGCTTCGGCATCATGCTGCTGCTCACCACCTACTCCGGACAGATCCAGCTAGCCTAG
- the ascc2 gene encoding activating signal cointegrator 1 complex subunit 2 isoform X1, which translates to MACARVPLDEQQVIERDALGKERSLAALHPDRKEERLFVPYVPLPADPCPADAEEFLERGRFILEDLEWLLALPHDKFWCQVVFDRSLQNCLDSYVQHAPRGLDLASAPTFPAVAQTQHSLHHAVFLTFLRMSTHKESKENFITPAAFGEILYENFLFDVPKMMDLCVLFGKGNARLLHKMIENIFIQQPSYYRDLDDTVPTILEVLDTIVEKCGLRCDGATAAQPMKLNGHKQLTAVSMTQRDFVDIVLYLCDASSTLHAFLSVFPAACATFHSHGFLCRLTSFYESVVPDLEDALTKRNFEDTSLQEDMWQRLSHSRRRMLETAHLLLHHACLQPILEGAENKQAFAEELLQHFTSFLSEKRFLCDYDELFPIADDVSLLQQALPAIDETRTSYLLHGVHSVWDSVGRRKPPCTVSSSQPANRGAPGETLLAIDRDVRESDGGRVCPAGAEASNWMPDAPRKGTNGDICPVSEAELESLVSCIRDLLPDLGEGFLLACLREYGYNSEVVINNILEGRLAPELDVLDRAMPRSSHVNSSTVEPHKPVKEALPGVLNSRSNVYDDDEFDVFRRDRVDMTRVSKGRRKGESMMELLNDKQHISEQRVRYQAYQTVVDEVQLQAGDAAGAAASYSTGDDYDDEYDDTYDVNQVGANDLDGDSLLTRRPFTVPRVLQRANNAEEAENDEEQEDLALQSNMNKDQFIQDPALLRARAGARRAAMQQRKGIQPERPSHVVGRSKGQGQTLDTFLDRRKKEANKGRGANHNRRNMADRKRSKGMIPS; encoded by the exons ATGGCCTGCGCGAGGGTCCCATTGGACGAGCAGCAGGTGATAGAGCGAGACGCGCTGGGCAAGGAGCGCTCGCTGGCCGCACTG CACCCTGACAGAAAGGAGGAGCGCCTCTTCGTGCCTTACGTGCCACTTCCGGCTGACCCCTGTCCGGCCGATGCAGAGGAGTTCCTGGAACGTGGGCGCTTCATCTTGGAGGATCTGGAATGGCTACTCGCGTTGCCGCATGACAAATTTTGGTGTCAG GTCGTGTTTGACAGATCGCTGCAGAATTGCTTGGACTCGTACGTCCAGCACGCCCCGCGCGGCCTGGATCTGGCCTCAGCGCCCACGTTTCCGGCGGTGGCCCAGACTCAGCACTCGCTCCACCATGCTGTCTTCTTGACCTTCCTCAGGATGTCCACGCACAAGGAGTCTAAG GAGAACTTCATCACGCCCGCCGCGTTTGGGGAAATCCTCTACGAGAACTTCCTGTTTGACGTTCCCAAAATGATGGACCTGTGCGTGCTGTTTGGGAAGGGCAACGCTCGGCTGCTGCACAAGATGATCG AGAACATCTTCATTCAGCAGCCATCTTACTACAGAGACCTGGATGACACCGTCCCCACTATTTTGGAG GTGTTAGACACCATCGTGGAGAAATGCGGCCTCCGCTGCGACGGCGCCACCGCTGCCCAACCCATGAAGCTCAACGGCCACAAGCAGCTGACCGCCGTCAGCATGACTCAGCGA GACTTTGTGGACATTGTTCTGTACCTGTGCGACGCAAGCAGTACCTTGCACGCCTTCCTGAGCGTCTTCCCCGCCGCTTGCGCCACTTTCCACTCGCACGGCTTCCTCTGCAG GCTGACTTCTTTCTATGAGAGCGTTGTGCCCGACCTGGAAGATGCCTTGACCAAGAGGAACTTTGAAGATACAAG TCTTCAGGAAGACATGTGGCAGAGGTTGTCCCACTCGCGCCGCAGGATGTTGGAGACTGCTCACCTGCTGCTACACCACGCCTGCCTGCAGCCGATTCTGGAAGG GGCGGAAAACAAGCAAGCATTTGCCGAAGAGCTGCTGCAGCACTTCACGTCGTTTTTGTCTGAGAAAAG GTTTTTGTGCGATTACGACGAACTGTTTCCCATTGCGGACGATGTCAGCCTCCTTCAACAGGCCCTTCCTGCCAT CGATGAGACCAGGACGTCCTACCTGCTCCATGGTGTCCACAGTGTCTGGGACAGCGTGGGCAGACGCAAACCACCATGCACGGTGTCCTCGTCCCAGCCGGCCAATCGGGGAGCGCCGGGCGAAACCTTACTCGCCATCGATCGGGATGTAAGGGAATCAGATGGTGGCAGAGTGTGTCCGGCAGGAGCTGAGGCCTCAAATTGGATGCCGGACGCTCCCCGTAAAGGAACCAAT GGGGACATTTGTCCCGTGAGTGAGGCAGAGTTGGAGTCGCTAGTGTCGTGCATCCGGGACCTGCTGCCTGACCTGGGTGAGGGCTTTTTGCTGGCGTGCCTGCGGGAATACGGCTACAACTCGGAAGTGGTCATCAACAACATCCTGGAGGGGCGACTGGCACCTGAGCTGGACGTGCTGGACCGCGCTATGCCCAGGTCATCCCACGTAAACAGCAGCACAGTAGAACCACACAA GCCGGTGAAAGAAGCTCTCCCTGGCGTCTTGAACAGCAGATCCAACGTGTATGACGACGACGAGTTTGACGTCTTCCGCAGGGATCGCGTGGACATGACGCGCGTCTCGAAAGGAAGGAG gaAAGGCGAGAGCATGATGGAGCTGCTCAACGACAAGCAGCACATATCTGAGCAGCGCGTTCGTTACCAGGCCTACCAGACGGTAGTGGACGAGGTGCAGCTGCAGGCGGGAGAcgcggcgggggcggcggctaGCTACAGCACGGGCGACGACTACGATGATGAGTATGACGACACGTATGACGTGAATCAAGTGGGAGCCAACGACCTGGACGGAGACAGCCTGCTGACCAGGAG ACCTTTCACGGTGCCCCGAGTCCTCCAGAGAGCAAATAACGCTGAGGAAGCAGAGAATGACGAAGAACAAGAGGACCTAGCACTGCAG AGCAACATGAACAAGGACCAATTCATTCAGGACCCGGCGCTGCTGagggcgcgagccggggccagACGAGCTGCCATGCAGCAAAGGAAAGG catCCAGCCGGAGCGTCCCAGCCACGTGGTGGGCCGTTCTAAAGGCCAGGGACAGACgctggacacatttctggacaGACGCAAGAAGGAGGCCAACAAGGGCCGCGGGGCCAACCACAACCGGCGTAACATGGCCGACCGCAAGAGGAGCAAAGGTATGATCCCCTCGTGA